The Campylobacter concisus sequence CACCGAGCTTCTTAGGTACCACATCGATGATGATAAAAAGATCGCAGAAATTTCTGAAAGGCTAAATGGCGACTACCCAGCTCACGAATATCCGATCCTCTTTAGAGAGGCGCACGAGATCGGCCTTCATGTAAAAAAGATGGATGATGATCTAAATGAAATGCTTCAAGAGTTAACGCTACTTTACTCTGAGATGGGACAGCGAGCTTTTACCGACTATGATGAAAATAGCTACCACGATAACAATATCGCAAATATCATCGAAACAAATGGCAAGCAAATTTACTATCAGATAGATAAGGACTGGTTTTATCGCCCTGAAGAGCGTCGCTGGAATGTGATGAATGACGAGAGCTCTTGGCGTAAAAACGAGCTAGTAAATGGCAAAATAAAAAATACTATCTATCACTTGTGGTAATATGTCTGGAGTCCTGTTTTTACTGATATTAGGCGGTGCGATATTTCTCTTTATGAATGTCCAAATAGGTAGTAACCGCAAGAAACAAGCAGATGTAGATGAGGCTAAATTTCTAGTCTCACTGCTTGCAAAAGTAGCTAAAAGTGACGGCAGAGTTAGCGAGCTAGAGGCTAGGCTGATCACTCAAGTGCTAGATGATCTAAGCCAGAAAGTTAGCGGCGTTAGCGGCGTGCGTGAGTATCTAAAAGATGTCTATAACAGTCAAAAAGAAAATGTAGATAACGCCTATGAGACCGCCAGAAACTATAAGCGTGCGTTTAATCTAAACTACGATACATGTGTCGCTAGACTCACATTTTTTCTGAATTTGGCTTATATTGATGGCGAGTTTAATGCAAGTGAGCAAGCTGTCATCAGAAATATTGCTTATGGATTTGGCATCGACAAAGATACGCTTGATGAGATCATCTTTAAATTTGATAGCTTTTATGGCTCAAGATTTGATGCAAATCCCGATGAAGCTATCCAAGAAAAAGATGCGTTTGAGATTCTAGGACTTAGTAAAAATGCAAGTCTTGAAGAGGTAAAAGCTCGTTATAAAGAGCTTGTGAGGCAGTATCATCCCGACATTTTAATGGGTAGAGGCGAGAGTAAAGAGGTGATAGAACGCTCAACTAAAAAGCTTCAGGAGATAAATGAGGCTTATGGGCGATTAAAAGAGAAATTTGGAG is a genomic window containing:
- a CDS encoding TerB family tellurite resistance protein, yielding MSGVLFLLILGGAIFLFMNVQIGSNRKKQADVDEAKFLVSLLAKVAKSDGRVSELEARLITQVLDDLSQKVSGVSGVREYLKDVYNSQKENVDNAYETARNYKRAFNLNYDTCVARLTFFLNLAYIDGEFNASEQAVIRNIAYGFGIDKDTLDEIIFKFDSFYGSRFDANPDEAIQEKDAFEILGLSKNASLEEVKARYKELVRQYHPDILMGRGESKEVIERSTKKLQEINEAYGRLKEKFGV